aagtgacgggggataattcttgtcttcttgttgtcacgagcagcgttgccagccaattcaagaacttcagcggccaaatactccatgacagcagccaagtaaactggagctccggcaccaacacgttcagcatagttgcctttgcgcaacaaacgatggatacgaccgacggggaattgaagaccagcacggttggaacgggactttgcctttcccttaactttgccacctttaccacgaccagacatttttagttatttttttttttaattcacttcacttagcactgaaacacaaatgatattagttcgcagcatgaactgcagtatttatactttcggatccaacgtgtagctaattttagagggttgttttcgtaaacatagcgactgttttcgtctacctgaatatcttgtgcatgaaatggttta
The Stomoxys calcitrans chromosome 3, idStoCalc2.1, whole genome shotgun sequence genome window above contains:
- the LOC131995875 gene encoding histone H2A-like, with the translated sequence MSGRGKGKMSGRGKGGKVKGKAKSRSNRAGLQFPVGRIHRLLRKGNYAERVGAGAPVYLAAVMEYLAAEVLELAGNAARDNKKTRIIPRHLQLAIRNDEELNKLLSGVTIAQGGVLPNIQAVLLPKKTEKKA